A window of Pedobacter lusitanus contains these coding sequences:
- a CDS encoding RDD family protein, protein METIKVNTSQHVDIDYPVAGLGERIAARMIDFGLLSVGLLLFFLFGGLSSVRDTSAVFIGLMIFYGAVYVFYHLICEIFFKGQSPGKKLMKIKVISLDGGQASIGQYFIRWLFRLVDFWLTGQVGGLLCVILSERKQRIGDLVAGTTVIKTVGRTTIEQIAFEPVEEEYIPVFTNVHQLTDQDMELIHEVLTTYYKTAHYELIYAMADKIKVRLGVSLPVGMHELAFLNTIVKDYNHQTSVAQ, encoded by the coding sequence ATGGAAACAATAAAAGTAAACACCAGCCAGCATGTCGATATTGACTATCCTGTTGCCGGTTTAGGTGAGCGTATAGCGGCAAGAATGATAGATTTTGGCCTGCTGAGCGTAGGACTTTTATTATTTTTCCTGTTTGGAGGATTGTCTTCGGTACGTGACACAAGTGCTGTTTTTATAGGGCTGATGATTTTTTACGGCGCAGTCTATGTTTTTTACCATCTGATTTGTGAGATCTTTTTCAAAGGCCAGAGTCCGGGTAAAAAATTAATGAAGATTAAAGTGATCAGTCTGGATGGCGGACAGGCAAGTATAGGTCAGTATTTTATCCGCTGGTTGTTCAGACTGGTTGATTTCTGGCTGACTGGTCAGGTAGGAGGTTTGCTTTGTGTTATCCTGTCTGAACGTAAGCAAAGGATTGGCGACCTGGTAGCCGGAACTACAGTGATTAAAACTGTTGGTCGTACCACTATTGAACAAATTGCTTTTGAACCCGTAGAAGAAGAATATATTCCTGTTTTTACCAATGTTCATCAGTTAACGGATCAGGATATGGAGCTGATTCATGAAGTCCTGACTACCTATTATAAAACTGCTCATTACGAATTGATTTATGCAATGGCAGATAAAATCAAGGTCCGCCTGGGCGTGAGTTTACCAGTGGGGATGCATGAGCTGGCTTTCTTAAACACGATAGTTAAAGACTATAACCATCAGACTTCGGTGGCACAATAA
- a CDS encoding stage II sporulation protein M, which translates to MREALFVKQNSEKWKAYERIPATNPDEVAERFIDITNDLSYAKTFYPKSKTTAYLNGLASTLHQSIYRNKKEDKNRLVNFWKFELPLLFYTYRMQILYAFLFFIISASIGALSAKYDDNFIRLILGDSYVNMTNENIAKGDPFGVYKHTSEFPMFFSIAANNIYVSLLMFVSGIFLSIGPIFYLLQNGIMLGSFEYYFFSRGLGLQSVLVIWIHGTLEISAIIIAGAAGLVLGHGLLFPKTYTRFQAFKRSAKDGTKIALGLVPILLAAAFFEGFITRHTEMPVWLSITILGASLVFIIWYVLLYPAILSKRNQLHKNV; encoded by the coding sequence ATGAGGGAGGCTTTGTTCGTTAAACAGAATTCTGAGAAATGGAAGGCCTATGAGCGTATACCTGCAACAAATCCGGATGAGGTTGCGGAACGTTTTATCGACATCACCAATGATCTCTCTTATGCCAAAACTTTTTATCCGAAATCCAAAACCACAGCCTATTTAAATGGCCTGGCTTCAACCCTGCATCAGTCTATTTACCGGAATAAAAAGGAAGATAAAAACAGATTAGTCAATTTCTGGAAATTTGAGTTACCACTGCTTTTTTATACTTACAGAATGCAGATACTTTATGCTTTTCTGTTTTTCATTATCTCGGCATCCATAGGGGCACTTTCAGCAAAGTACGATGATAATTTTATCAGGCTTATCCTGGGAGACAGTTATGTAAATATGACGAATGAAAACATTGCCAAAGGAGATCCTTTCGGAGTTTATAAACATACTTCAGAGTTCCCGATGTTTTTCTCTATTGCTGCCAATAACATTTATGTATCTCTGCTGATGTTTGTAAGTGGTATCTTTCTTTCAATCGGCCCGATATTCTATCTGCTCCAGAACGGGATTATGCTGGGTTCTTTTGAATACTATTTTTTCAGCAGAGGGCTCGGTCTGCAGTCTGTGCTGGTGATCTGGATTCATGGTACGCTGGAAATTTCTGCAATCATTATTGCAGGAGCAGCTGGTCTCGTACTGGGACATGGTCTGCTATTCCCCAAAACCTATACCCGTTTCCAGGCTTTCAAAAGAAGTGCTAAAGATGGGACCAAAATCGCATTGGGTCTGGTTCCGATCCTATTGGCAGCTGCTTTCTTTGAAGGCTTTATTACCCGTCACACAGAAATGCCGGTATGGCTGAGTATAACTATCCTTGGAGCATCCCTGGTATTTATCATCTGGTATGTCCTGCTGTACCCGGCAATTCTTTCAAAACGTAATCAACTTCATAAAAATGTCTGA
- a CDS encoding DUF4129 domain-containing protein, with translation MLKYLIALLFLFFNLQSSPVHANQAVAVKVLQLKSDSSKLQLSSFDLKKIDTYKQQSDFKYDQLVTLDSTLWDRFWTWFWKQFSGVTFSGHSTSFLRYLIIAAFVALIVFIIIKFTGVDFRLFSGKSKAITIPYTESADNIHEIDFKTEIDKAIMSANYRMAVRLMYLRSLKKLSNSNLINWQPEKTNQTYISEISDPHQRAQFSQLTTQFEYIWYGEFFIDKENFNQVKNSYDQFNTEMR, from the coding sequence ATGCTTAAATACCTGATCGCACTGCTGTTTTTATTTTTCAATTTACAGTCCTCTCCTGTTCATGCGAACCAGGCTGTAGCTGTAAAAGTGCTCCAGCTTAAAAGTGACAGCAGCAAGCTACAGCTCAGCAGTTTTGATTTAAAGAAGATTGATACTTATAAACAGCAGTCTGATTTCAAATATGATCAGCTGGTAACGCTGGATAGTACTTTATGGGACAGGTTCTGGACCTGGTTCTGGAAACAGTTTAGCGGGGTTACATTTTCCGGCCACTCCACCAGCTTTCTCAGATATTTGATTATCGCAGCTTTTGTTGCATTGATTGTCTTTATCATCATTAAATTCACAGGGGTTGATTTCAGGCTGTTCAGTGGAAAATCCAAGGCTATAACCATCCCCTATACTGAATCTGCTGATAATATTCATGAGATAGATTTCAAAACTGAAATAGATAAGGCCATCATGAGTGCCAATTACAGAATGGCAGTCAGACTGATGTATCTGCGTTCACTAAAGAAACTAAGCAACAGCAATCTGATTAACTGGCAACCGGAAAAAACCAATCAGACCTATATCTCAGAAATCAGTGATCCGCATCAGAGAGCACAGTTCAGCCAGCTGACCACACAGTTTGAATACATCTGGTATGGTGAATTCTTTATTGATAAAGAGAATTTTAACCAGGTAAAAAACAGTTATGACCAGTTTAATACTGAAATGCGATGA
- a CDS encoding PorP/SprF family type IX secretion system membrane protein, whose translation MLGTVLFSGTAKSQILPLNAQYFQNRYFANPSMAGIGSGLNINASLRKQWSNIPGAPLTQGITLDQQLDKVGLGVNVYNEKAGGIQITKAMATFAYHLPLNERDQQLNFGVSFGTSRERFDMSSVHNSDSNDPSIARFNDRGYYFDGDFGASYTSDGLNIEAALPNMRSVLRKDDINYADKPTFYTAISYKLAFGSGMDGVNLEPKGVFRGIKNYKNLWDAGVNANFADNKLTVMGMYHSTENATVGFGINYMKSLYIMAYYNTATSALKGNTGGDFEINLRFNLGRK comes from the coding sequence ATGCTTGGTACAGTTCTATTTTCCGGTACCGCAAAAAGTCAGATATTACCGCTTAATGCTCAGTATTTTCAGAACAGATATTTTGCAAATCCATCTATGGCGGGGATTGGCAGCGGTCTGAATATCAACGCCAGCTTACGTAAACAATGGTCCAATATCCCCGGTGCACCACTTACCCAGGGAATTACTTTAGACCAGCAATTAGACAAAGTTGGTCTTGGTGTCAACGTCTACAATGAAAAAGCCGGAGGCATACAGATCACCAAAGCAATGGCTACTTTCGCTTATCATTTACCACTGAATGAGAGGGATCAGCAATTGAATTTTGGTGTTTCTTTTGGTACAAGCCGCGAGAGATTTGACATGAGCAGCGTGCACAACAGTGATAGCAATGATCCGTCTATAGCGCGTTTTAATGACAGGGGTTATTATTTTGACGGCGACTTTGGTGCATCTTATACTTCTGACGGACTGAATATTGAGGCTGCTTTACCTAATATGCGGTCAGTACTCAGAAAGGACGATATCAATTATGCGGACAAACCTACATTTTACACTGCGATTAGTTATAAACTGGCTTTTGGCAGTGGTATGGACGGGGTCAACCTGGAACCTAAAGGGGTGTTCAGAGGTATAAAGAACTATAAAAATCTATGGGACGCTGGTGTAAATGCCAATTTTGCAGATAACAAGTTAACTGTAATGGGTATGTATCACAGTACAGAGAATGCGACCGTGGGCTTTGGTATAAACTACATGAAGAGTTTATATATTATGGCTTATTACAATACGGCAACTTCTGCATTGAAAGGTAATACCGGGGGTGATTTTGAAATTAACCTCCGTTTTAACTTAGGCAGAAAATAA
- the recO gene encoding DNA repair protein RecO has translation MLHKTRGIVLKTTLYSENSVVVQIFTAKFGIQSYMINGVKKPKAKIRMNMLQALHLVDMVVYHKANTSIQRIAELRPSPVFRTIPYDIIKSTIIIFLNEVLYKSIRQQNADENIFDYIFNAVCWFDETDQVSANFHLAFLLKLSRFLGFAPSTQTKSDQSYFDLQEGEFKSLTPVHPYFMEKSIAELFISLFITPFEKLNEIKIDNTTRRLILDKILIYYTLHTASFGEIKSHQVLEEILS, from the coding sequence ATGCTCCACAAAACCCGTGGCATAGTGTTAAAAACAACTTTATACAGTGAAAACAGTGTGGTTGTACAAATCTTTACGGCTAAATTTGGCATTCAGTCTTATATGATCAATGGGGTAAAAAAACCAAAGGCCAAAATCAGGATGAATATGCTGCAGGCGCTGCATCTGGTGGATATGGTGGTTTATCATAAAGCGAATACAAGTATACAGCGTATTGCTGAGCTCAGGCCTTCTCCTGTTTTCCGTACTATTCCCTATGATATTATCAAAAGCACTATCATTATTTTCCTCAATGAGGTACTTTATAAAAGTATCCGTCAGCAAAATGCAGATGAGAATATTTTTGACTATATCTTCAATGCGGTTTGCTGGTTTGATGAAACTGATCAGGTCAGTGCAAACTTTCATCTTGCTTTTTTATTAAAATTATCGAGATTTCTGGGTTTTGCTCCGAGTACGCAAACTAAAAGTGACCAGAGTTACTTCGATTTACAGGAGGGAGAATTCAAATCATTAACGCCCGTACATCCCTATTTTATGGAGAAATCGATTGCAGAATTATTTATTTCGCTCTTCATAACACCTTTTGAAAAATTAAATGAAATAAAAATAGATAATACGACAAGGAGACTGATTCTTGATAAAATACTGATATACTACACCTTACATACTGCTTCTTTTGGGGAAATAAAATCTCATCAGGTATTGGAAGAAATCTTATCCTAA
- a CDS encoding gliding motility-associated C-terminal domain-containing protein, which translates to MKKTLLLILLFSGFFLPAKIFAQIVRWDFTGLGALVSAAATYADPGLSAAPVLTRSASAAQSAGANSFRTVKFGNTPITIANANYFEFSLSAASGKKISLSTIDAAYQGTASYFAGAGASNQFAYSLNGGPFTLIGSPTIITKTGLLPAVVYPTIDLSGVTALQNVASGTTITFRYFASGQTTTGGWGFFSPDPNQGLKIGGTVTDIGGGTDLTPPVNASTYPKVSNITSTSIDLLSNINEAGTTYYVLIPVAGTAPSTTAQIKAGLDGNGTAAFKSGSFLNTANSDAVFTLNGLSPATGYKIFVVSADAAATPNLQTSFATINTTTIAAGDLTPPVNAATYPKVNGITSGSVNLLSNINEAGTTYYVLIPATGTAPSTTAQVKAGLDGNGAAAFKAGSLINAANTEASVSINGLAASTAYNIYVVAADAATTPNLQTSITTLNTATTGAPLVSAPIIISQYYEGASVNKWIELTNVGNTPLNTASPQIKLALYNISGDAGPINITSAPSQIMDLNVIIPAQGSVLIGNTGNGNEVPYLKPASAAQNNNSVINFNGNDGIAILDASNNIIDAFGQGVNAKDVSYVRNITVTAPSPTFIADDWTRLPLATVQNAIDDDDLNGLGVHFPPNLSPCAAPTVAPVALVFSGVTTSSITATFTASTDANEYLVIRSTNSSLTALPQDGTVYNSGTAIGGGTVAGRLVNNTLTDNNLISSTKYYYFIFPLNNVSCTGGPKYLTANYLTGNETTKTLAACATPASQPQNFSVTSSNYNFIQGSYQPAGGTDEYLVVMSTSNTLTANPLNQTVYNTGDQIGGGTVIKRGTGNSFIRSGLAQNTTYYFFIFSVNSSCSGGPLYLTTAPLTGIQKTGILDADNLNFYYGNLHSHSSYSDGNKDDTRKKPEDDYAFAKNSMKMDFLGISEHNHTQAGMSLANWKPGIDAAKNATTSTFLALHGMEWGVISGGGHVIVYGIDSLIGWESGENQIYVPKSTYTGNNGLFRVINRHGLNAIATLAHPNTTDFNNISATYDLSADSAIVGAALESGPAFSTNLTYSDPASSMSYLSYYNRMLARGYHLGATIDHDNHNMTFGRHTRARLVVLAPALTENDLLDAMKKMRFYASEDSAAKVTFLLNKEPVGSVFTGAGVPEISVSTATTSPVTSIKLLYGTPGSGNSPVQVTSSTTGTLNFTHSDLANLTTGYYYADIVETDGSRIITSPIWYSRDDSYVKKTQTITLVPERSATYGDPDLEIGASSDNPAIKLTYTSSDTGKATVTDGKIQLLKAGKVTITANQKGDAYFSPATAQQILTIIPKTIFVKAEAKQKLTGVADPALTYTATPALIGTAAFTGTLIRDAGENAGSYTINRGTLALDSNYAINYTPAAFKIIERPSGNISGDISTTVNAPSPVVTFTAKTGTGPFTFTYTVNDGTAQTLTSTENTVTIQVPTTAAGTFTYKLTGIADANSSESQNLSSTVIVHPLPAATVTGTKSICLNSPAQTITFTGTNGTAPYTFTYNINGGNSLTVTTTSGNAATVSALATTAGKFVYNLISVTDANATQVQSGTATLTVNPLATAAISGSASASVNGVSPLITFTAALGTAPYTFTYNVNGGTNQTISAVTGNTVTVAASTRTEGTFVYNLVSVGDANCSQLQTGSATVIVHALPTASVSGSAQVCAGGKSPVITFTGAGGTAPYTFTYTLNGSSKTITTNSALATLTVPANNSGTYTYTLLSVADAYGSQAQTGSAVVTVNDLPVIQIISDKGESISKGDVIQLTATGGTRYSWTGSDILAGQNNQILTIRPKQSGTYKVTVVNAGGCSADQTIYITVIDDYKLEAGTLVTPNGDGINDKFVIKNIDYYPNNTLKLFDKAGRVFYTKRSYANDWDGTVNGSPLTEGTYYYILELGPGLGTLKGYINILRDK; encoded by the coding sequence ATGAAAAAAACTCTACTCTTGATCTTATTATTTTCAGGCTTCTTTCTGCCGGCAAAGATCTTTGCTCAGATTGTACGCTGGGACTTTACCGGGCTCGGGGCTTTGGTAAGCGCTGCAGCTACTTATGCTGATCCGGGACTTTCTGCTGCTCCGGTATTGACAAGATCGGCATCAGCTGCTCAAAGTGCTGGTGCCAATTCCTTCAGAACAGTTAAATTCGGGAATACCCCAATTACTATAGCAAACGCCAATTATTTTGAATTTTCACTTTCGGCTGCGAGCGGAAAAAAAATCTCACTCTCCACAATTGATGCTGCTTATCAGGGTACAGCCAGCTATTTTGCAGGCGCCGGTGCATCAAATCAGTTTGCCTATAGTTTGAATGGAGGTCCGTTTACCTTAATCGGTTCACCGACCATCATTACAAAAACAGGATTGCTGCCTGCGGTTGTCTATCCGACGATTGACCTGTCCGGTGTAACTGCTTTACAAAATGTAGCTTCAGGAACGACCATTACTTTCCGTTATTTTGCCAGCGGACAAACCACAACTGGTGGATGGGGTTTCTTTTCACCTGATCCAAATCAGGGATTAAAAATCGGAGGTACAGTTACAGACATTGGAGGTGGCACAGATCTCACCCCGCCTGTGAACGCTTCAACTTATCCTAAAGTCAGCAATATCACTTCAACTTCTATAGACCTGTTAAGTAACATCAATGAAGCAGGAACTACTTATTACGTTTTAATCCCTGTTGCAGGAACAGCTCCATCAACTACTGCACAAATTAAAGCAGGTCTGGACGGCAATGGAACAGCCGCCTTCAAATCAGGTTCTTTTCTCAATACAGCAAATTCAGATGCCGTATTTACACTAAATGGTTTAAGTCCTGCTACTGGTTATAAAATTTTTGTGGTATCGGCCGATGCTGCTGCTACACCAAATCTTCAAACCAGTTTTGCAACTATAAATACGACTACAATAGCTGCCGGTGATTTAACTCCTCCGGTTAATGCAGCAACTTATCCGAAGGTTAACGGCATCACATCGGGTTCAGTTAATCTGTTAAGCAACATCAATGAGGCGGGAACTACTTATTATGTTTTAATCCCGGCTACAGGAACAGCTCCATCAACTACTGCACAGGTTAAAGCTGGTCTGGATGGCAATGGAGCAGCTGCTTTCAAAGCGGGCTCTTTGATCAACGCCGCAAATACCGAGGCTTCAGTTAGTATTAACGGACTGGCTGCATCAACAGCCTATAACATTTATGTCGTTGCTGCTGATGCTGCCACAACACCAAATCTACAGACCAGTATTACCACATTAAATACGGCAACGACGGGTGCACCCCTTGTCAGTGCACCCATTATCATCAGTCAGTACTATGAGGGTGCTTCAGTCAATAAATGGATTGAACTAACCAATGTTGGAAATACGCCTTTAAACACCGCTTCTCCACAAATCAAATTAGCCTTATATAATATTTCAGGGGATGCAGGCCCAATCAATATTACTTCTGCCCCATCACAGATAATGGATCTGAATGTAATTATTCCTGCTCAGGGTTCTGTATTAATCGGGAATACCGGAAATGGAAATGAGGTCCCTTATTTAAAACCTGCCAGTGCTGCACAGAATAATAATTCTGTGATCAATTTCAATGGGAATGATGGTATCGCCATACTTGATGCCTCCAATAATATCATTGATGCTTTTGGCCAGGGTGTGAACGCGAAAGATGTCTCTTATGTCAGAAATATCACCGTTACCGCTCCAAGCCCGACTTTTATTGCTGATGACTGGACCAGATTACCACTGGCTACCGTACAGAATGCCATTGATGATGATGACCTGAATGGACTGGGTGTACATTTTCCGCCTAATTTATCACCATGTGCTGCACCCACAGTGGCACCGGTTGCATTAGTTTTCAGCGGGGTAACCACAAGTAGTATTACTGCAACTTTTACAGCTTCAACCGATGCCAATGAATACCTGGTAATCCGCAGCACAAACAGCAGTCTGACTGCATTGCCGCAGGATGGTACTGTTTATAACAGTGGTACTGCAATTGGAGGGGGAACAGTTGCCGGACGTCTGGTAAACAATACGCTGACAGATAACAACCTGATCAGTTCAACAAAATATTATTACTTCATTTTCCCTTTAAATAATGTTTCCTGTACAGGTGGCCCGAAATATCTGACAGCAAATTATCTGACCGGAAATGAGACCACCAAAACGCTGGCAGCCTGTGCGACTCCTGCTTCCCAGCCTCAGAATTTCAGCGTTACTTCATCAAATTACAATTTCATTCAGGGCAGTTATCAGCCAGCAGGCGGAACTGATGAATATCTTGTCGTGATGAGTACCAGCAATACGCTTACCGCCAACCCACTGAACCAAACAGTCTACAATACCGGAGATCAGATTGGTGGTGGTACCGTAATTAAAAGAGGAACCGGCAACAGCTTTATCAGAAGCGGACTTGCACAAAATACTACTTACTATTTCTTTATTTTCTCTGTAAACAGCAGCTGCAGCGGCGGACCTCTATACCTGACAACAGCACCGCTTACAGGTATTCAGAAAACGGGTATTTTAGACGCCGACAATTTAAATTTCTATTACGGAAACCTGCATAGTCACAGCAGTTATTCGGATGGAAATAAAGATGATACAAGGAAAAAACCGGAAGACGATTATGCTTTTGCCAAAAACTCCATGAAAATGGACTTTTTAGGTATTTCAGAGCATAACCATACGCAGGCAGGTATGTCACTGGCTAACTGGAAACCAGGTATTGATGCGGCAAAAAATGCAACTACATCAACTTTCCTTGCACTTCATGGTATGGAATGGGGTGTAATCAGTGGCGGTGGTCACGTTATCGTTTATGGTATTGATTCTCTGATTGGATGGGAATCCGGAGAGAACCAGATTTATGTTCCAAAAAGCACTTATACAGGTAATAACGGATTATTCAGAGTGATTAACCGTCATGGTCTGAATGCCATTGCGACACTGGCTCACCCTAATACAACTGACTTCAACAATATTTCTGCTACTTATGATCTGAGTGCGGATAGTGCGATTGTAGGAGCAGCTTTAGAAAGCGGACCTGCTTTTTCAACGAACCTGACTTATTCTGATCCGGCCAGCTCTATGAGCTATCTGAGTTATTATAACCGGATGCTTGCCCGGGGTTATCATCTGGGAGCGACTATTGATCATGATAATCATAATATGACTTTTGGTCGTCATACACGTGCCAGACTGGTGGTTTTAGCACCCGCACTTACCGAAAATGATCTGCTTGATGCGATGAAGAAAATGCGTTTTTACGCCTCAGAAGATTCGGCTGCAAAAGTAACCTTCCTGCTGAATAAAGAACCGGTTGGTAGTGTGTTTACTGGTGCGGGTGTCCCTGAGATTTCTGTCAGCACTGCAACGACCAGCCCGGTAACCAGTATTAAATTACTTTATGGTACACCAGGCAGTGGTAATTCCCCTGTTCAGGTCACCAGCAGTACTACAGGAACCTTAAATTTTACGCATAGTGATTTAGCCAATCTGACTACAGGTTATTATTATGCTGACATCGTTGAAACAGACGGAAGCAGAATCATCACTTCTCCGATCTGGTACAGCCGTGATGATAGTTATGTTAAAAAAACACAGACTATTACACTTGTTCCTGAAAGAAGTGCAACTTATGGAGATCCTGATCTGGAAATAGGTGCAAGCAGTGATAATCCGGCTATTAAACTGACTTATACCAGCAGTGATACCGGCAAAGCAACAGTTACTGACGGAAAAATACAGCTGCTGAAAGCGGGTAAAGTGACTATCACTGCCAATCAGAAAGGTGATGCTTATTTTAGCCCGGCAACTGCACAGCAAATACTGACTATTATTCCGAAGACTATTTTTGTTAAAGCTGAAGCCAAACAAAAATTAACAGGTGTTGCCGATCCGGCGTTAACCTATACAGCGACACCGGCATTAATTGGTACAGCTGCATTTACGGGTACATTAATCAGAGATGCAGGTGAAAATGCAGGTAGTTATACCATCAATCGTGGTACACTGGCGCTGGATTCCAACTATGCGATTAATTATACGCCTGCTGCATTTAAAATTATTGAAAGGCCTTCAGGAAATATCAGCGGAGATATCAGCACTACAGTTAATGCGCCATCTCCTGTGGTCACTTTTACCGCAAAAACTGGTACCGGACCATTTACTTTTACTTATACAGTTAACGATGGTACGGCTCAAACTTTAACTTCAACAGAAAATACAGTTACCATACAGGTGCCAACTACTGCCGCAGGGACTTTTACTTATAAACTAACCGGAATTGCCGATGCCAACAGCAGTGAAAGTCAGAATTTATCTTCAACTGTCATTGTTCATCCGCTGCCGGCTGCAACTGTTACAGGTACAAAAAGTATCTGTTTAAATTCCCCTGCGCAGACGATTACATTTACGGGAACTAATGGAACCGCTCCCTATACCTTTACTTATAATATCAACGGGGGTAATTCATTAACTGTTACTACAACCAGTGGTAATGCTGCAACTGTTTCTGCACTGGCAACTACTGCGGGTAAGTTTGTTTATAACCTGATCTCAGTTACTGACGCAAATGCCACGCAGGTACAAAGTGGTACAGCTACGCTTACGGTTAATCCACTGGCAACTGCAGCAATATCAGGTTCAGCTTCAGCAAGTGTGAATGGGGTATCTCCTCTTATTACCTTTACTGCAGCGCTTGGAACAGCACCCTATACTTTCACTTATAATGTGAATGGCGGCACCAATCAAACGATTTCTGCTGTTACCGGTAATACGGTTACTGTGGCTGCATCAACCCGGACAGAAGGTACTTTTGTCTACAATTTAGTCAGCGTAGGCGATGCGAATTGCAGTCAGCTGCAAACAGGGTCGGCAACCGTAATTGTACATGCGCTGCCTACAGCCAGTGTCAGCGGATCTGCACAGGTTTGTGCTGGTGGAAAATCCCCGGTAATCACCTTTACTGGTGCCGGCGGAACTGCTCCTTATACTTTTACCTATACGCTAAATGGAAGCAGCAAAACCATTACAACCAATTCTGCCCTGGCTACTTTAACTGTACCGGCAAACAATTCAGGGACGTATACCTACACACTTTTAAGTGTAGCAGATGCTTACGGATCTCAGGCTCAAACCGGCAGTGCAGTAGTGACTGTTAATGATTTACCGGTAATACAGATCATCAGTGATAAAGGAGAAAGTATCTCTAAAGGAGATGTCATACAGCTTACTGCCACCGGTGGTACCAGATACAGCTGGACCGGAAGTGACATACTTGCAGGACAAAATAACCAGATTTTAACCATCAGGCCAAAACAAAGCGGCACTTATAAGGTAACAGTAGTTAATGCGGGCGGATGCAGTGCGGATCAGACTATCTACATTACGGTTATTGATGATTATAAACTGGAAGCCGGAACCCTGGTTACACCAAATGGTGATGGTATCAATGATAAGTTCGTAATTAAGAATATCGATTATTATCCAAACAATACGCTGAAATTATTTGATAAGGCCGGCCGTGTATTTTACACTAAAAGATCATATGCGAATGACTGGGATGGTACGGTAAATGGCAGCCCGCTTACCGAAGGCACCTATTACTACATTCTGGAGCTTGGCCCCGGTTTAGGAACATTGAAAGGTTATATCAATATTTTAAGAGACAAATAA